The genomic segment CATACGATGATAAAATCGTAACAGAGGGACGTATGTTTTACGTCCTTCAATCGGGGGGTTTTTAGGCGTTCGATTGACCAGTTTTTCCCTAGCCTTTTGGCTAGTAGTCCACCACAGTGATTTTTAGAAGAACCCCTCACCCCCCTACCCCCTCTCCCGCGTAACAGGCTGAGGAAGCTGGGGGGTGAGGGTCTGTGCGTAAGATGCGTTAGAAAAATACACATAGGCAAGGGAGCTTAACCGGTGAATTCTTCAACAATCGGGATGGAATCAACCCTAAAAACAACGCTCTTGCTTGGTGGGCTAAGCGGTCTGCTGGTCACCATCGGATGGCTGCTCGGCGGGAATTATGGGGCATTTTTTGCCCTGATCTTCGCCGCCTTCACCAATCTTGGGGCGTGGTGGTTTAGCGATCAAATCGCGCTCTCCATGAACCACGCCCGCCCTGTGGATGCGGCGCAAAACCCCACCCTTCACCAGATGGTAGAAACGCTTGCCCTCCGCGCTGGAATCCCCAAACCGGGCGTCTATATGATTGACTCACCAATGCCCAACGCCTTTGCCACAGGACGCAGCCCGGAAAAGGGGGCAGTGGCAGTGACGACGGGCATCATGCAGGCGCTTGAGCCGGACGAACTGGCGGGGGTGATCGCCCATGAGCTTGCCCATATCAAGCACCGCGATACGCTGATTTCCAGTATTGCAGCGACGATTGCCGGCGCAATCACCATGCTGGCGCAAATGGCGCAGCACTCGCTCATGTGGGGCGGCATATCCAGCCGGCGGAGCAGCAGTGATAGCAATGGCGGAGCAGAGGCACTGCGGGCAATTGCGGCAATCCTCATGGTGCTGTTAGCGCCACTTGCCGCCGCAATCATCCAAATGGCGATCTCGCGGGCGCGGGAGTTCAAGGCAGATGCGGGTGGGGCAGAGATTATGGGCAACCCGCTCCCCCTTGCCGATGCCCTGATGAAACTGGAACGAGGGGTCAGCGCCACCGCCAACCAACCCCAACCAAGCGTGAATCCTGTCAGTGCGCCGCTGTACATTGTGAATCCCTTGCATGGCGGGACGATGCAGGCGCTCTTTAGCACCCATCCCCCAACAGCAGAACGGATTCGCCGCCTGAAGGCAATGGCAGGGCAAGCCTAATGATCGACAACCCAGCGAAAAGGAAACGTTCCTTATGCCTTTGATGCGTGCAGCGGCGGCGCAGTGTGATATTGGCACAAACCTTGATGAAAACCTTGCCACCTGTCTACGGGTGATCGACCTTGCTGCGCAAGAGCGCCCCGATATCCTTGTTTTGCCCGAATTTTGCAATCACCTCTCGTGGTATCGGGATCGCGATCACAGTTACCTTGTCGCTGTTGACTTGGAGGGAGAATTCCTCCGGCAGATTGGCGAGCGGGCGCGGCAGCACGGCATCTATGTGATGATCAACTGTACTATCCGCCGCCCCAAATGGGGGGAAGGCATGGTCAGCGGCACAAACATCCTCTTTGACTGTGATGGGCGCCAAATCGCCGCCTCCGATAAACAGGTCTTGATGGGCAGCGAAAACAACTTTCTGACGCCCGCCCGCGAAGTCTGCCCGATCCTTGCTTTACCCTTCGCCCGTGTCGGGATGTATTCGTGCATGGACGGCGTGATCTATGAGACGCCGCGTGGGTTGGCGCTGCGGGGGGCGCAGGTGCTGCTGAACAGCCTAAATTCCTTCGCTCTTGATGAGGCATCGCTCCACGTCCCCGTGCGGGCGGCGGAAAATCAGGTGTTCGTTGTCGCTGCGAATAAGATCGGGTGGCTTGTGCCGCCTGAACTTGCCCCAATGATTGCCGAACGGGTGAAGGTTGATCCGGCACATTTGCAGGGGGCGGGCGAGAGTCAGATTATCGCCCCTGATGGGCGCGTCCTTGCTAAAGCGTCGCATCACGGCGAAGCGGTGATCTGCGCCGAGTTTGACCCCGCTGAGGCGGACGACAAACGCCGCACCGATGGCACGCTGACCTTTGCCGCCCGCCGTCCGGCGCTTTATACCCCCTTGTGGGAAAAACCCACTCCGCGCACATGGCGGGAGAGTGCCAATCAGGTCACAGTGGCGGTCTACCAGCCGAAAACACGTGGGCAGCGGGCGCTTGATGAAACCGTCTTTGCCCTCAGCCAAGATAGCAGCGAACCCGCCTTGATTGTCCTTCCCGAATTATTTTTCCTTCCCGACCTGCTAGAGAATGTGGACAAGGCGCTGGAACGGACGGAGACCGCCCTTGAACGGCTGACACAGGCGATCCGGCGGCGGGCGACTCTGATCGCCTTGAGCGTCCCCGCCCGCGAGGGGGAAATGCTCATCCATCAGGGGGTGATCCTCGATAAAAACGGGATTCTGCACCGTCAGCCACAGATTCACCAGGGCGGGCGTCACGAGTGGGCGCAGCCAAGCGGCAGCGGCATCGGCTATCGGGACACCTCGTGGGGGCGGATCGCCCTCGTCGTGGGGGCGGATACGTTCTTTCCAGAGTCGTTCCGGCTGGCGGCATTGGCGCAAGCGGAGATTGTCGCCTGCCCAACGCGGCTGGTGGAGGGATGGGAATCAACCACCGGCTTGCCCGAACGTGCCGCCGAAAACCGCCTGAATGTGATCGCCGCTTCGTTCCCCTCCGCAGCGGGTGGGAGCGCAATTCACGCCGTTGGGCATGATTTCACTCTGTGGACGGAGTGGGCAACACG from the Anaerolineales bacterium genome contains:
- a CDS encoding zinc metalloprotease HtpX, giving the protein MESTLKTTLLLGGLSGLLVTIGWLLGGNYGAFFALIFAAFTNLGAWWFSDQIALSMNHARPVDAAQNPTLHQMVETLALRAGIPKPGVYMIDSPMPNAFATGRSPEKGAVAVTTGIMQALEPDELAGVIAHELAHIKHRDTLISSIAATIAGAITMLAQMAQHSLMWGGISSRRSSSDSNGGAEALRAIAAILMVLLAPLAAAIIQMAISRAREFKADAGGAEIMGNPLPLADALMKLERGVSATANQPQPSVNPVSAPLYIVNPLHGGTMQALFSTHPPTAERIRRLKAMAGQA
- a CDS encoding carbon-nitrogen hydrolase family protein, with protein sequence MPLMRAAAAQCDIGTNLDENLATCLRVIDLAAQERPDILVLPEFCNHLSWYRDRDHSYLVAVDLEGEFLRQIGERARQHGIYVMINCTIRRPKWGEGMVSGTNILFDCDGRQIAASDKQVLMGSENNFLTPAREVCPILALPFARVGMYSCMDGVIYETPRGLALRGAQVLLNSLNSFALDEASLHVPVRAAENQVFVVAANKIGWLVPPELAPMIAERVKVDPAHLQGAGESQIIAPDGRVLAKASHHGEAVICAEFDPAEADDKRRTDGTLTFAARRPALYTPLWEKPTPRTWRESANQVTVAVYQPKTRGQRALDETVFALSQDSSEPALIVLPELFFLPDLLENVDKALERTETALERLTQAIRRRATLIALSVPAREGEMLIHQGVILDKNGILHRQPQIHQGGRHEWAQPSGSGIGYRDTSWGRIALVVGADTFFPESFRLAALAQAEIVACPTRLVEGWESTTGLPERAAENRLNVIAASFPSAAGGSAIHAVGHDFTLWTEWATRPFDGHISRPITTRLEGEGGWLRGAVYPSAAHNRMVSQKTDVVDGRPWWLG